Proteins encoded in a region of the Podarcis muralis chromosome 2, rPodMur119.hap1.1, whole genome shotgun sequence genome:
- the LOC144326230 gene encoding uncharacterized protein LOC144326230 — MALRNFKQEPTCVKENATLLIKSDGVELKFSCGNQKCLICIDDAGGELQYNASELSGDVYLSRLCCRPQPLNVASLQGVKESLEKWEMGEHLRRCLKLALKEFPKEPLLVQENARLIIRKRKVQLEFISGMGQCEILVCFDKGEPHYEVEPKTWEMYRERLPLHKEHLNAKNLESIRRTVRSLAGTPPDVRKSLNIALHRFCQEPEDVKKNARMVIEVEGGEMELISGTRENCIDVSCVGGEISYRCSRPAPRHRKGVQSRQARGRHLQRYQPYPRYHRDQLPPGNQCPHCGRTCGSRIGLHSHLRTHC, encoded by the coding sequence ATGGCGCTGAGGAATTTCAAGCAGGAGCCTACATGCGTGAAGGAGAATGCCACTTTGTTGATCAAGAGTGATGGGGTCGAGTTGAAATTCTCCTGTGGGAATCAGAAATGTCTCATCTGCATAGATGACGCTGGCGGAGAACTCCAGTACAATGCCTCTGAGCTCTCAGGGGATGTCTATCTGTCAAGATTATGTTGCAGGCCCCAGCCACTGAATGTGGCAAGTCTCCAGGGAGTGAAGGAAAGTTTGGAGAAATGGGAGATGGGAGAACATTTGAGAAGATGTCTCAAGCTAGCCCTGAAGGAGTTCCCTAAGGAACCCTTATTAGTGCAGGAAAATGCCCGGTTGATCATTAGGAAACGCAAAGTTCAACTGGAGTTCATCTCTGGGATGGGGCAATGTGAGATATTGGTGTGTTTTGACAAGGGGGAACCTCATTATGAGGTTGAACCGAAGACCTGGGAAATGTACCGGGAACGGCTACCACTCCACAAGGAGCACCTGAATGCCAAGAATTTGGAAAGCATCCGTAGAACAGTGAGATCCCTAGCAGGGACGCCTCCTGATGTCCGGAAGAGCCTTAATATTGCCTTGCACAGGTTCTGCCAGGAACCGGAGGATGTGAAGAAGAATGCCCGCATGGTGATTGAAGTGGAAGGAGGGGAGATGGAGCTAatctctgggaccagagagaatTGCATCGATGTCTCCTGTGTCGGTGGGGAAATATCCTACAGATGCAGCCGTCCAGCTCCAAGGCACAGGAAAGGGGTTCAAAGCAGGCAGGCACGAGGACGCCATCTCCAACGCTACCAGCCCTACCCACGCTaccaccgtgatcaactcccgcccggaaaccaatgtccccactgtggaaggacgtgtggatccagaatcggcctccacagtcacttacggactcattgttaa